Proteins co-encoded in one Salvia splendens isolate huo1 chromosome 4, SspV2, whole genome shotgun sequence genomic window:
- the LOC121800096 gene encoding probable RNA methyltransferase At5g51130 isoform X2 encodes MGAENSDNRVNENGKGGKRKKRHDQNETEPAAQQQPSKKRNRKEIAIFGNYRHYYGYRVGQDLDEDPRLNVMKREWFEGKDCLDIGCNSGLVTISIAKKFGCQSIVGVDIDGARVEDANWTLRKIIRTNTLKVTSKTPGIANVEPVHGLQNSTTKSVDENTRDSSHLPKKDLQKIVSFEKGNFVLNWHPPANKFYHAILCLSVTKWIHLNWGDDGIIKLFAKVWTLLQPGGVFIVEPQPWTSYYKNRLVSETTAANYRNIQIPPEDFQDILLDKIGFRTVENITSSLSGSKSGFERPILAFWK; translated from the exons ATGGGAGCTGAAAACAGCGACAATCGTGTAAACGAAAACGGCAAGGGCGGAAAGAGGAAAAAACGCCATGATCAAAACGAAACGGAGCCGGCAGCTCAACAGCAACCGTCAAAGAAGAGAAATCGGAAAGAAATTGCCATCTTTGGAAATTACAGACACTATTATGGCTATAGG GTTGGGCAGGATTTAGATGAAGATCCTAGACTAAATGTGATGAAAAGAGAATGGTTTGAGGGCAAAGATTGCCTTGACATTGGATGCAATAGTGGCTTGGTCACTATATCCATAG CTAAAAAGTTTGGATGCCAGAGCATTGTTGGTGTTGATATTGATGGAG CTCGAGTTGAGGATGCTAATTGGACTCTAAGGAAAATCATAAGGACAAATACTCTCAAAGTGACCTCGAAGACTCCAGGGATAGCTAATGTAGAACCGGTTCATGGCTTGCAGAATAGTACAACTAAATCAGTAGATGAGAACACCAGAGATTCCTCTCATTTGCCGAAAAAAGATTTGCAAAAAATAGTGTCTTTTGAGAAAGGGAATTTTGTTCTGAACTGGCACCCACCAGCAAATAAATTTTACCATGCAATCCTTTG TTTAAGTGTGACAAAATGGATACATTTGAACTGGGGTGATGATGGCATAATAAAACTATTTGCAAAAGTGTGGACTCTTCTCCAACCG GGTGGAGTTTTCATTGTGGAACCTCAACCTTGGACCTCGTATTACAAAAATCGTCTCGTTTCTGAG ACAACTGCTGCCAATTATAGAAACATTCAGATACCTCCAGAAGATTTTCAAGACATACTTTTAGACAAG ATTGGATTCCGTACGGTAGAGAACATAACTTCAAGCTTATCAGGTAGTAAATCGGGATTTGAAAGGCCTATCCTGGCTTTCTGGAAATGA
- the LOC121800096 gene encoding probable RNA methyltransferase At5g51130 isoform X1, producing the protein MGAENSDNRVNENGKGGKRKKRHDQNETEPAAQQQPSKKRNRKEIAIFGNYRHYYGYRVGQDLDEDPRLNVMKREWFEGKDCLDIGCNSGLVTISIVYRSCTAKKFGCQSIVGVDIDGARVEDANWTLRKIIRTNTLKVTSKTPGIANVEPVHGLQNSTTKSVDENTRDSSHLPKKDLQKIVSFEKGNFVLNWHPPANKFYHAILCLSVTKWIHLNWGDDGIIKLFAKVWTLLQPGGVFIVEPQPWTSYYKNRLVSETTAANYRNIQIPPEDFQDILLDKIGFRTVENITSSLSGSKSGFERPILAFWK; encoded by the exons ATGGGAGCTGAAAACAGCGACAATCGTGTAAACGAAAACGGCAAGGGCGGAAAGAGGAAAAAACGCCATGATCAAAACGAAACGGAGCCGGCAGCTCAACAGCAACCGTCAAAGAAGAGAAATCGGAAAGAAATTGCCATCTTTGGAAATTACAGACACTATTATGGCTATAGG GTTGGGCAGGATTTAGATGAAGATCCTAGACTAAATGTGATGAAAAGAGAATGGTTTGAGGGCAAAGATTGCCTTGACATTGGATGCAATAGTGGCTTGGTCACTATATCCATAG TTTATCGTTCTTGTACAGCTAAAAAGTTTGGATGCCAGAGCATTGTTGGTGTTGATATTGATGGAG CTCGAGTTGAGGATGCTAATTGGACTCTAAGGAAAATCATAAGGACAAATACTCTCAAAGTGACCTCGAAGACTCCAGGGATAGCTAATGTAGAACCGGTTCATGGCTTGCAGAATAGTACAACTAAATCAGTAGATGAGAACACCAGAGATTCCTCTCATTTGCCGAAAAAAGATTTGCAAAAAATAGTGTCTTTTGAGAAAGGGAATTTTGTTCTGAACTGGCACCCACCAGCAAATAAATTTTACCATGCAATCCTTTG TTTAAGTGTGACAAAATGGATACATTTGAACTGGGGTGATGATGGCATAATAAAACTATTTGCAAAAGTGTGGACTCTTCTCCAACCG GGTGGAGTTTTCATTGTGGAACCTCAACCTTGGACCTCGTATTACAAAAATCGTCTCGTTTCTGAG ACAACTGCTGCCAATTATAGAAACATTCAGATACCTCCAGAAGATTTTCAAGACATACTTTTAGACAAG ATTGGATTCCGTACGGTAGAGAACATAACTTCAAGCTTATCAGGTAGTAAATCGGGATTTGAAAGGCCTATCCTGGCTTTCTGGAAATGA
- the LOC121800095 gene encoding casein kinase 1-like protein 3 → MERIVGGKYKLGRKIGSGSFGDIFLATHIDTFEIVAVKIENNKTKHPQLLYEAKLYRSLQGGSGVPGIKWSGVNGDENVLVIDLLGPSLEDLFVYCGRKFSLKTVLMLADQMITRIEFVHSKGLLHRDVKPDNFLMGLGRKANQVYIIDFGLAKRYRDSTSNRHIPYRENKNLTGTARYASCNTHLGIEQSRRDDLESLGYVLLYFLRGSLPWQGLKAATKKQKYDKICEKKLSTPIEVLCKSHPVEFASYFHYCHSLTFDQRPDYGFLKRLFRELFTREGCEFDYVFDWTILKYQQAQTSKTQKRPIAGESSEVAPVEAEKHQGSNAPLPSDLGDRMRPNNTAASPGVRLQFKSPTSRNVTHGNPVDRNVFSNTNVPSTSFSHAVVGKGNTSKPILPMEANENHASSSSWISSLRRMSSSK, encoded by the exons ATGGAAAGGATAGTCGGAGGCAAATACAAGCTCGGCCGTAAGATCGGAAGTGGATCATTTGGCGATATCTTTTTGG CTACGCATATAGACACGTTTGAGATTGTTGCAGTGAAGATC GAAAACAATAAGACCAAACACCCCCAACTTCTTTACGAGGCCAAGTTATATCGTTCCCTTCAAGGGGGAA GTGGTGTTCCTGGCATAAAGTGGTCTGGTGTCAATGGAGATGAAAATGTTCTAGTCATTGATTTGCTGGGACCGAGCCTTGAGGACCTTTTTGTGTATTGTGGTAGGAAGTTCTCGTTGAAGACTGTGTTAATGTTGGCTGATCAGATG ATAACCAGGATAGAATTTGTGCATTCTAAAGGCCTCCTTCATCGGGATGTCAAACCTGATAACTTTCTCATGGGCCTCGGTCGGAAAGCGAATCAG GTTTATATTATTGATTTTGGTTTGGCAAAAAGGTATCGTGATTCGACATCAAACCGGCATATTCCCTATAG GGAGAATAAGAATTTGACGGGAACCGCACGGTATGCAAGTTGTAACACCCATCTTGGAATTG AGCAAAGCCGAAGGGATGATCTCGAGTCCCTTGGATACGTGCTTCTATATTTTTTGAGAGGAAG CCTTCCTTGGCAGGGGTTAAAAGCTGCCACCAAGAAGCAAAAGTATGACAAGATTTGCGAGAAAAAATTATCAACTCCTATTGAG GTGCTGTGCAAGTCCCACCCCGTGGAATTCGCCTCCTATTTCCACTATTGCCATTCTTTGACGTTTGACCAGCGACCTGATTATGGATTTTTGAAACGGTTATTCCGTGAACTGTTTACTCGTGAAG GTtgtgagtttgattatgtgtttGACTGGACTATCTTGAAGTATCAGCAGGCCCAAACAAGTAAAACGCAAAAAAGG CCGATTGCCGGAGaaagcagtgaagtggctccaGTAGAAGCAGAAAAGCATCAAG GCAGTAATGCTCCTCTTCCATCCGATTTGGGTGACCGTATGAGGCCAAACAATACCGCTGCTAGTCCCGGTGTACGCTTGCAGTTCAAATCACCAACAAGTCGAAATGTCACTCATGGCAATCCCGTTGATAGAAAT GTGTTCAGTAACACAAATGTGCCATCCACTTCGTTCTCCCATGCCGTTGTTGGAAAGGGAAATACCTCAAAACCTATATTACCTATGGAGGCAAATGAAAACCACGCTTCTTCAAGTAGTTGGATTTCTTCCTTACGCCGCATGTCTTCATCCAAGTGA
- the LOC121799507 gene encoding MLP-like protein 31, with translation MASLPNKLIAQVAFKAAGDIFHHLMCYNPRHLINATPDKIQDCKMYQGDFGVNGSVIEWSYNVDGKPQTAKQVLQDIDKEKKQISWKMLEGDLCELYKDMVITAHVETKNGVDFVTWTVEYELTAPENPHPMSFLNFVIGLAKDIESHIFG, from the exons ATGGCCTCATTGCCCAACAAGTTGATAGCCCAGGTGGCATTCAAGGCTGCCGGCGACATCTTTCATCACCTCATGTGTTACAATCCTCGCCACCTCATCAACGCCACCCCTGACAAGATTCAGGACTGTAAAATGTATCAAGGTGACTTCGGAGTCAATGGCTCCGTGATCGAGTGGAGCTACAATGTTG ATGGGAAACCTCAGACGGCGAAGCAAGTGCTTCAAGACATCGACAAGGAGAAGAAGCAAATCTCGTGGAAGATGCTCGAGGGAGACCTCTGTGAGCTCTACAAGGACATGGTCATAACTGCCCATGTTGAGACCAAAAATGGCGTTGACTTTGTCACTTGGACTGTGGAGTACGAGCTCACTGCACCTGAAAATCCGCACCCGATGTCCTTCTTGAACTTCGTCATTGGTCTCGCAAAAGATATAGAGTCTCACATCTTTGGTTGA
- the LOC121798926 gene encoding transmembrane protein 234 homolog, whose product MVGRDVEKMVAVGLVWGATNALMRKGAILWDQALKSAPQTNTPLLHKWLKLLLIWQYTLPFVVNLSASATFFAILSDSPISVAVPVTNATTFAATAVFGIILGEETRVGLALFGTCLIVLGVCISIM is encoded by the coding sequence ATGGTGGGGAGAGATGTGGAGAAGATGGTGGCAGTAGGGCTCGTTTGGGGCGCCACTAACGCCCTCATGCGCAAAGGCGCAATCTTATGGGACCAAGCGCTCAAATCAGCGCCCCAAACAAACACGCCTCTGCTCCACAAGTGGCTCAAGCTCCTCTTGATTTGGCAGTACACTCTCCCATTCGTAGTAAATCTGTCGGCCTCGGCCACTTTCTTCGCAATATTGAGCGACTCGCCGATTTCTGTAGCTGTGCCCGTCACCAACGCCACTACTTTTGCTGCCACAGCTGTTTTCGGGATCATTCTCGGCGAAGAAACCCGCGTCGGGCTCGCGCTGTTTGGTACCTGTCTCATTGTATTAGGTGTATGTATTTCGATCATGTGA
- the LOC121800098 gene encoding polyprotein of EF-Ts, chloroplastic-like encodes MSVFTGDLSLVHCKMASLTPSSTNISLTQAVAFTTKKSNILSRRTILRNVNKHALPLSTSIRLFPQFHIGCVLKPKQKTLAVYASGTDVAVEEADVSSETTGESSVVPEPSPVKSQRSRPARKSEMPPVKNEELIVGATFPGKVRSIQPFGAFVDFGAFTDGLIHVSQLSDSYVKDVASVVSVGQEVTVRLVEANLETGRISLSMRADNSSRSQQQRESPGGSDKSRPPRRTGQNSDQRREDPKKFSKFVKGQDLEGTVKNLTRSGAFISLPEGEEGFLPQSEENDGGFGTIMGVTSLEIGQEVSVRVLRLSRGKVTLTMKKDEDVKEVDSKLQGTMHTATNPFVLAFRSNEAIASFLDERESEKQQVEEKEEIAKGTDDVTDKETPNTADDIKAEVEEKSEETDSSSATDDSEVTAAIDPEEAEEITKDTDDVTDEETPNTADNIKAEVEEKSEEIDSSSATEDNEVTAAIDPEEIAKDADDGSSYTEDQVTDELSQTETKEDNDGEVSGEESVISSQIVEETKQSMVDDETIKDELADTEPQLSGELTNQTTADVTDEETPNAADDIKAEVEEKSEETDSSSVTQDNEVTAAIDSVGSDGSSVETESGELEAKPAESPVTISDNLGADIAVNGVENQTSGDSQPNGDASSSSEQSSNDSPKEATVKAAVPPALVKQLREETGAGMMDCKRALSEAGGDIEKAYEYLRKKGLASADKKSSRATAEGRFGSYIHDSRIGVLIEVNCETDFVARGDIFKELVEDLAMQVAACPQVQYLSPEDVSQEFVDKEKEIEMQKEDLLSKPEQIRSKIVEGRIKKRLEELALLEQPFIKDDKVVVKDWVKQTIATIGENIKVKRFTRYNLGEGLEKKSQDFAAEVAAQTAAKPVSTSTNPEPAATETKETVQEPPKAAVSASLVKQLREETGAGMMDCKKALSETGGDLEKAHEYLRKKGLAAADKKSSRIAAEGRIGSYIHDSRIGVLIEVNCETDFVGRSESFKELVEDLAMQVAACPQVQYVSVEDVPESIVAKEKELEMQREDLQSKPESIREKIVDGRIAKRLGELALLEQAYIKNDTMLVKDLVKQTVATLGENIKVRRFARFTLGETRDAVVEEQA; translated from the exons ATGAGTGTTTTTACTGGTGATCTCTCCCTCGTGCACTGCAAAATGGCTTCTTTAACGCCGAGCTCCACAAACATTTCACTCACTCAAGCTGTTGCTTTCACAACAAAGAAAAGCAACATCTTGTCTAGACGCACCATCTTGCGGAATGTCAACAAACACGCGTTGCCTCTCTCAACATCGATCAGATTATTTCCCCAGTTTCATATTGGGTGTGTTCTTAAGCCCAAGCAGAAGACTCTCGCGGTATATGCTTCTGGTACAGATGTTGCTGTGGAGGAAGCAGATGTGTCTTCAGAAACTACTGGGGAGTCATCTGTTGTACCTGAACCGAGTCCTGTTAAGTCTCAACGTTCGAGGCCTGCTAGAAAGAGTGAAATGCCGCCTGTGAAGAATGAGGAGCTTATTGTAGGAGCAACTTTTCCTGGAAAAGTTAGATCAATCCAGCCATTTGGTGCTTTCGTTGATTTTGGCGCTTTTACTGATGGGCTCATTCATGTCTCTCAATTAAGTGATAGCTATGTGAAGGATGTTGCTAGCGTAGTTTCTGTTGGGCAGGAGGTGACAGTGAGATTAGTAGAGGCGAACTTGGAAACAGGCCGAATATCCTTGAGCATGCGTGCAGATAACTCCAGCAGATCTCAACAGCAAAGAGAATCTCCAGGTGGCAGCGATAAATCCAGACCTCCCAGACGGACTGGCCAAAATTCCGATCAGAGAAGAGAAGATCCAAAGAAGTTCTCAAAGTTCGTCAAAGGCCAAGATCTGGAGGGAACCGTAAAAAATCTAACTAGATCTGGTGCTTTTATTTCTCTTCCTGAGGGTGAGGAAGGATTTCTTCCTCAGTCTGAGGAAAACGACGGGGGGTTTGGGACCATTATGGGTGTCACTTCGTTGGAAATAGGGCAAGAAGTCAGTGTCCGGGTTTTGCGTCTTTCTAGAGGGAAGGTAACATTAACCATGAAAAAGGATGAAGATGTTAAGGAGGTGGATTCTAAGCTCCAGGGTACGATGCATACAGCGACTAACCCTTTTGTCCTAGCTTTCCGTAGCAATGAAGCCATTGCTTCCTTTTTAGACGAAAGGGAAAGTGAGAAGCAACAAGTTgaggaaaaagaagaaattgCAAAGGGTACAGATGATGTTACTGACAAAGAAACACCAAACACAGCTGATGATATAAAAGCAGAAGTCGAAGAGAAAAGTGAAGAAACAGACAGCTCCTCCGCCACGGACGATAGTGAAGTTACTGCAGCTATCGATCCTGAGGAAGCTGAGGAAATTACAAAGGATACAGATGATGTTACTGACGAAGAAACACCAAACACAGCTGATAATATCAAAGCAGAAGTCGAAGAGAAAAGTGAAGAAATAGACAGCTCCTCTGCCACAGAAGATAATGAAGTTACTGCAGCCATCGATCCTGAGGAAATTGCAAAGGATGCAGATGATGGAAGTTCATACACTGAAGACCAAGTAACGGATGAACTCTCTCAAACTGAGACTAAAGAGGACAACGATGGTGAGGTATCTGGAGAAGAATCTGTTATTTCTTCCCAGATTGTTGAAGAAACTAAACAGAGTATGGTTGATGATGAAACTATTAAAGATGAGTTAGCTGATACGGAACCGCAATTATCCGGTGAATTAACTAATCAGACTACAGCTGATGTTACTGACGAAGAAACACCAAACGCAGCTGATGATATAAAAGCAGAAGTCGAAGAGAAAAGTGAAGAAACAGACAGCTCTTCTGTCACACAAGATAATGAAGTTACTGCTGCCATCGATTCTGTGGGAAGTGACGGCTCAAGTGTGGAAACTGAGTCCGGGGAACTTGAAGCCAAACCTGCAG AAAGTCCTGTCACCATCAGTGACAATCTTGGAGCCGATATAGCTGTGAACGGTGTAGAAAACCAAACTTCTGGTGATTCTCAGCCAAATGGAGATGCCTCAAGTTCAAGTGAACAGAGTAGTAATGATTCTCCTAAAGAAGCCACAGTAAAAG CTGCTGTACCACCAGCTCTGGTGAAGCAGTTGCGGGAGGAAACAGGCGCAGGAATGATGGACTGCAAAAGAGCTCTTTCTGAGGCCGGAGGAGACATTGAAAAGGCCTACGAGTACCTCCGCAAGAAAGGTTTAGCTAGTGCTGATAAGAAATCCAGTAGGGCCACGGCTGAGGGAAGATTCGGTTCATACATCCACGATAGCAGGATCGGTGTCCTGATAGAGGTGAACTGTGAGACGGATTTTGTTGCTCGAGGCGACATTTTCAAAGAACTAGTTGAGGACTTGGCCATGCAAGTCGCTGCATGCCCTCAAGTACAGTATCTTAGCCCCGAAGATGTGTCACAAGAGTTTGTTGATAAGGAGAAAGAGATAGAAATGCAGAAGGAAGATCTGCTGTCGAAGCCAGAGCAGATTAGGTCCAAGATTGTCGAGGGGCGAATAAAGAAGAGGTTGGAAGAGCTTGCGTTACTGGAGCAGCCGTTTATTAAGGATGACAAGGTAGTGGTGAAGGACTGGGTGAAGCAGACCATTGCAACGATCGGAGAGAATATAAAAGTCAAGAGGTTCACCCGCTACAACCTCGGAGAaggtttagaaaagaaaagccAAGACTTTGCTGCAGAGGTTGCTGCCCAGACTGCAGCTAAACCAGTTTCAACTTCTACAAACCCGGAGCCTGCTGCTACTGAGACGAAAGAAACTGTACAGGA GCCTCCAAAGGCTGCAGTTTCAGCCTCGCTGGTTAAACAATTACGTGAGGAAACTGGAGCTGGAATGATGGACTGCAAAAAAGCTCTCTCGGAAACGGGGGGAGACCTTGAGAAGGCGCACGAGTACCTGAGGAAGAAGGGCCTTGCAGCAGCCGACAAAAAGTCAAGCCGGATTGCTGCTGAAGGCAGAATCGGATCCTACATTCATGACTCCCGCATTGGAGTTCTGATTGAAGTGAACTGTGAAACTGACTTTGTGGGCAGGAGTGAAAGCTTCAAAGAATTGGTCGAAGATCTGGCGATGCAAGTTGCAGCCTGCCCGCAGGTGCAGTACGTGTCAGTTGAGGACGTCCCTGAAAGCATTGTCGCCAAAGAGAAGGAGCTGGAGATGCAGAGAGAAGATCTTCAGTCCAAGCCCGAGAGCATCCGAGAGAAGATTGTCGATGGAAGGATCGCGAAGAGGCTCGGAGAGCTGGCTCTTCTCGAGCAGGCCTACATTAAGAATGACACGATGCTCGTGAAGGACTTGGTGAAGCAAACCGTTGCTACGCTCGGGGAGAACATCAAAGTCAGGCGGTTTGCCCGTTTCACTCTTGGGGAGACGCGTGATGCAGTAGTCGAAGAGCAGGCATGA
- the LOC121800099 gene encoding transcription factor bHLH68-like isoform X1, with translation MNEGILPLQQMAARGLQNHTAPPLTAPLPPWLPSQEFPQSWSQLVLGFGGEEDKVDGIDPAASYAYASGNLESTTAKSSSMCPNMPGFSNKSSEILMKGATKKSKMNPTTSAQSGIKVRKEKLGDRITALHQLVSPFGKTDTASVLLEAIGYIRFLQRQIEALSIPYLATHSQNVKRESGSCLFPEDPGQLLNESQRKRKAVSEEECEEEVKKDLKSRGLCLVPLSCTVDFGSENGADYWAPSFAGNF, from the exons ATGAATGAAGGGATTCTTCCGCTGCAGCAAATGGCCGCCCGCGGGTTGCAAAATCACACTGCGCCGCCGCTAACTGCTCCGCTCCCGCCGTGGCTTCCCTCTCAGGAATTTCCACAGTCATGGAGCCAACTAGTCTT AGGGTTTGGTGGAGAAGAGGATAAGGTAGATGGGATTGACCCGGCTGCGAGCTACGCATACGCCTCCGGAAATCTTGAATCCACGACGGCAAAATCTTCGAGCATGTGTCCTAACATGCCCGGTTTCTCTAACAAATCATCCGAG ATTTTGATGAAGGGTGCTACCAAGAAATCGAAGATGAATCCAACAACTTCAGCTCAGTCTGGCATCAAG GTGAGGAAAGAAAAACTGGGGGACAGGATTACAGCCCTTCACCAACTAGTGTCCCCATTCGGCAAG ACTGACACAGCTTCTGTGTTGCTGGAAGCAATTGGATACATTAGATTCCTTCAACGTCAAATTGAG GCATTAAGCATTCCGTACTTGGCCACCCACTCACAAAAT GTTAAAAGGGAGAGTGGAAGTTGTCTTTTCCCTGAGGACCCTGGCCAG CTTCTGAATGAGAGCCAGAGGAAAAGGAAAGCTGTTTCTGAAGAG GAATGTGAAGAAGAGGTGAAGAAGGATTTGAAGAGTAGAGGTCTGTGCTTGGTTCCATTATCATGCACAGTTGATTTTGGGAGTGAGAATGGAGCTGATTATTGGGCTCCATCATTTGCTGGGAacttttaa
- the LOC121800099 gene encoding transcription factor bHLH68-like isoform X2, producing the protein MNEGILPLQQMAARGLQNHTAPPLTAPLPPWLPSQEFPQSWSQLVLGFGGEEDKVDGIDPAASYAYASGNLESTTAKSSSMCPNMPGFSNKSSEGATKKSKMNPTTSAQSGIKVRKEKLGDRITALHQLVSPFGKTDTASVLLEAIGYIRFLQRQIEALSIPYLATHSQNVKRESGSCLFPEDPGQLLNESQRKRKAVSEEECEEEVKKDLKSRGLCLVPLSCTVDFGSENGADYWAPSFAGNF; encoded by the exons ATGAATGAAGGGATTCTTCCGCTGCAGCAAATGGCCGCCCGCGGGTTGCAAAATCACACTGCGCCGCCGCTAACTGCTCCGCTCCCGCCGTGGCTTCCCTCTCAGGAATTTCCACAGTCATGGAGCCAACTAGTCTT AGGGTTTGGTGGAGAAGAGGATAAGGTAGATGGGATTGACCCGGCTGCGAGCTACGCATACGCCTCCGGAAATCTTGAATCCACGACGGCAAAATCTTCGAGCATGTGTCCTAACATGCCCGGTTTCTCTAACAAATCATCCGAG GGTGCTACCAAGAAATCGAAGATGAATCCAACAACTTCAGCTCAGTCTGGCATCAAG GTGAGGAAAGAAAAACTGGGGGACAGGATTACAGCCCTTCACCAACTAGTGTCCCCATTCGGCAAG ACTGACACAGCTTCTGTGTTGCTGGAAGCAATTGGATACATTAGATTCCTTCAACGTCAAATTGAG GCATTAAGCATTCCGTACTTGGCCACCCACTCACAAAAT GTTAAAAGGGAGAGTGGAAGTTGTCTTTTCCCTGAGGACCCTGGCCAG CTTCTGAATGAGAGCCAGAGGAAAAGGAAAGCTGTTTCTGAAGAG GAATGTGAAGAAGAGGTGAAGAAGGATTTGAAGAGTAGAGGTCTGTGCTTGGTTCCATTATCATGCACAGTTGATTTTGGGAGTGAGAATGGAGCTGATTATTGGGCTCCATCATTTGCTGGGAacttttaa